In Haliscomenobacter hydrossis DSM 1100, the DNA window GGATGTGGCTGATGGAAGCGGCGTCGAGCGCTTCCACGTCGATGTGGCTCACCCCGGCGTAACGGCGTGCATCGCTGTTGTTGCGGGGCCAACACATGATTTCTACACATGTAAAACCATTGGCTGCGGCATAGGCCATAACCTCTTCGAAAGAATGCTCAGCGAGAATGGCGCTGACGAAACCGAGATCTAACATAACTTTTAAAAGATGAGCGGTGAAACAGTACTGCAAAATACACGGAAAGGAATAATAATGCAAAATGGAACAGGCTTTATTAAAGGACTTGAATAAGTCGGAGCTGTTGAAGTGGGATGGAGATAAAATAACCTGCCAAGGAGAAATTTGAAGGTGGATCACTGAAAACTTTTATCTTAGTGACGGAAAAGAAATAAACACCACACGAAAAACCAAATTCGCCATGTCCACGCGCCGCAATTTCCTGCAAAAATTCAGTGCTCTAGCGGCTTTGAGCGCTACACCTCCATTTTTAGACAGCGCCCAAGGCAAGACCTTTTTGCGTAGCATTGATCGCGTTGGCGGGCTGAGCCTCGAAGAAAGTATCCAGGATGAAACGTTTTGGTACCAAGTGCGCCAGGCCTATACCGTTTCTTCTTCGCTGATCAACCTCAATAACGGTGGGGTTTGTCCACAACCCAAGGTGGTACAAGAAGCGGTAGAGCGCTACAACCGCTTGAGCAACGAAACGCCTTCCTACTACATGTGGCGGGTGCTGGACGAAGGCCGTGAACCCCTGCGTCGGCGCTTGGCGGATCTGGCGGGTTGCTCCGCCGAAGAAGTGGCCATCAACCGAAATTCCTCGGAGGCCCTGGAAACGGTCATTTTTGGCTTGCGCCTCCAGGCTGGCGATGAGGTAGTACTCACCAAGCAGGACTATCCCAATATGATTAATGCCTGGAAGCAACGCGAAAAACGCGACGGGATCGTGTTGAAATGGATCAATCTGGAATTTCCTTCCGAAGACAAAAACTACATCGTCAAGACCTTTGCTGAAGCTTTTACGGCCAAAACCAAGGTCGTACACGTCACCCACCTGATCAACTGGATTGGTCAAATCCTGCCAGTGAAAGAGATCGCACAAGAAGCCCACAAACGGGGCATCGAAGTGTTGGTGGATGGTGCTCATACTTTTGCGCATTTCCAATACAGCATCCCTGATTTGGGTTGTGATTATTACGGCACCAGCTTGCACAAGTGGCTGTGCGCGCCATTTGGCAGCGGCATGTTGTACGTGCGCAAGGATAAAATCAAAAATTTGTATCCTTTGCTGGCTGCACCGGATGCAGAAAGTGAAGACATCCGCAAGTTTGAAAACCTGGGTACCCGTTCTTTTGCCATCGAACAGGGCATCAACCAAGCGATCGATTTCCACGAAATGATCGGCGGAGAGCGCAAGGAAAAACGCTTGCATTACCTCAAAAACTACTGGGCAGAAAAGGTCAATAAATTGCCCAAAGTGCAGGTGAAAACTTCACTGAAGCCTGAATTTGGCTGCGCCATTGGCATGCTGGCCATCGATGGCAAAAAACCGGGGGAAGTAGCCGATTTCTTTTACCGCAACTTCAAAATTCACTCGGTAGCCATTGAATGGGAAAACATCAAAGGGGTGCGTTTGACCCCGAATGTGTACACGACCACGCGGGAGTTGGATACCTTGGTGACAGCGATTCAGCAGCTGAGTAAGCAGGCATAGATTTGCTCATTTTTCAATTACAATATCCACTCGCCTGTTCAGCGACTTTCCTTCGGCACTGGAATTGCTGGCTACAGGCTTGGTCGATCCATATCCTTTCACTTCCAATTGAACCGAAGTGGGAATCCCCCGGTTTTTCAAAGCCGTGGCGACCGCTTTGGCGCGACTTTGCGACAAGAGCAAATTGTCTTTGGCATTGCCCACATCATCGGTATGGCCTTCGATGCGACATTTGGCTTCAGGGTTGTAATTGAGCATACGCACCGTTATGGCCAGGATAGAATCCGCTGCTGCCACGAGTTCCGATTTACCGGTTTCAAAAGAAACTTTTTCGGAAAAACGAATTTTGATCCCCTCGCCGTCCTGTTGAATATAACGCTTGGCTTCGTCTTCCATAGGTTTAAAATCAAAAGGTTTGAAGGCTTTATCCTCCGGGGTTTTGTACATCAATACCAGCCCCATTCGATCAGGAAAACATTGAAAATACCACACTTTGATGTCATGAAAACCAGCATCGAGTTTAATTTTACCTTGTTTTATCTCTCTGAACTGACGCGAGCCATCACGATTAATAACTTCAACAGAATCAATCCACAAACGGGAACCATCGTCAGATTGTAGCAAAAATTCATAAATATTGGGCGTCTTGACTTCAAATCGTCCAGTGTAGATGATGGCGAAAACTTCTTTTCCCTTGGGTACCCCTGGAAAAGTAGACTTCAAAAGCCTTTCGGTGATGAACAGTTTTTGGGCGTATACGTAACCAATTGGAGTGGTTTTTTCAATTTCAGGATCGTAGCCTTTTTTAGGGTCGATGCCATCTCGTGGGATCACAAAATTGTAAATGGTTCCTTTGAAACCAATCAAGAAGGGTTCGGTGCGACCCAGATCTTCTGCATTTTGGGCGCAGAGCAGCAACGGGAAGCAATAAAGGAGAGTCAGGGTTAAGGTACGGGGCATGGCTGGAGCATTAATGGTGATGTAATCAATATCACCTTAATAACCAGGTTTACCCGGAAAGTTACAGCCTTGAGAAAAAATTATTTGTCGTGTTAATTACCGCCCAATCACCATCTTCCGCGACACCGTATTCAGCCCATCCGTCAGCGTAAACACATACAAACCTGGAGCCAAATCGTTTGCCTCAAAAGGAATTCGATTGATGCCTTGCGAAATTTGCACCGGACGACGTTGGATCAATCGGCCCATGATGTCGTACACCCGGAAGTCGAATTGCCCACGGATATCAGCATCCACTTCAATCTGGGTGGAACCGGTGAAGGGATTAGGTACATTGCCCATGCGCAGTTTAGTGGCCGCTAATTCACGCGTAGACGAAGTGCGACAAGCCGCTGAACCTTGTGGGCGAATGTACAAAAAGTAATTCCCCTCAGTGAAAAGCTGAGCATTGGGGAAGGTAATATCGATGGGCAGAACACTGTTGACCTGGCCTTTGATTTTTAAGTCGGTCTCTCCGATATCGGCTACGTCGGTAGGGGTGCCGGAGATGATGATACAACCCCTGGATTCAGCCGGAAAAACACAGTTGGGCGGATTGCAGGTATAGCTCAACCCCACCGGCATGTTTTCAACCGCCTTGGTGGTGCTGAGTTGGATGCTGTTGACTGGAAGTTCTCCAAAAATCCCGGCATTGAAACTTTTGGGAACCGACAGCGTAAAGACAAAATCGAAGTAGGTATTCAAACAGGCGGTATCGGAGATGCCACCTTTAAGATTGGTTTTGGAGTAGGGGAGTGGGAATACCCCGTAGGAAGTATCAGGGATCGTTGAATCCGGTTTGCACGTTACGGTTTGTTGAGCAACCACAAGACCCGCCAAGCACAACACCGTCAAGGCAGAAAGTATAATTTTTTTCATAACACCAGTTTTGGTTCAAGGTTTTATGCCCTTAAACTGAAATGACCGCATGCAAAATAAGCATTTCAGCTGTATTGGGCAATTTTTTATTGGATAAAGCCAAGCCGCGACGAAGTGGGTAGGTTTAACAAAAAAATCAATAATTTTTGAAGGGTTATTTACATTTCACCTGCGTCTTGCTTATCTTTTCACTGAATTGAAAAACGAAAAAATGCAGGACTTGTTTCGCTCGGTGTTGGCGTTCGCTTTATTGATTGTTGCGCAGACCAATCTACATGCCCAAAATGCCATCTTGCGTGGACGGGTGACCACCATTGATCACGAACCGCTCACCGGGGCCTCGGTTTATGTGTCTCCCGAAATAGGGACTGCCACCGACTCGGTTGGTTTTTTTGAACTCAACCCAGTTCCAGGCAACATCATCCTGACGGTTTCTTTTTTGGGCTATAAAACCTTCACCCAGTCCCTGGGCATTGTGGCTGGACAAACGGTACAGGTAGACATCATCCTGCAAGAAGAAGCGACCATCCTGAACACCGTAACCTTTACGACGGGCCGTTTTGAAAAACGCCTGGGCTCAGAAACGGTCAGTATTGAAGTGCTAAAACCCAGTCTGATCAACAACAGCAACAAGTTTCAACTGGACGAAGCCCTGCAAAAAGTGCCCGGCCTTACCGTTATCGATGGACAGGCCAATATTCGCGGAGGTTCCGGTTTTTCCTACGGTGCGGGCAGCCGGGTTTTGCTCTTGATGGATGATATTCCGATCCTGCAACTCGACGCCGGATTCCCCAACTGGAACGACATTCCCATCGAAAATGTGGGCCAAATTGAAGTGGTCAAAGGGGCTGCTTCTTCGCTCTACGGGTCAGCTGCCATGAATGGGGTAGTCAATTTCCGTACTGCTTACGCGACGGCTGAACCCGAAACCAAACTCACGCTGTTTACCTCTACCGTAGACGCTCCAGCCGATGCCCGTTTCAAATGGTGGGACAATGCACCCCTGACTTTTGGTACCAGTTTTTCACACAAACAAAAGCTGGGAAAACTCGATCTGGTCAGCAGCGTATTTTACCTCAACGAAACTTCCCACAACGACAGCACCTTTACAAAATACGGGCGGGTGAACCTTAATACCCGCTATCGACTGAACAAACGCCTGACTTTGGGGGTCAACCTCAACCTCAATGGCGGCAACAACAGCAGCTTTTTCTTCTGGAAAGCGGATAGCCTCAAATACAGCCCTTTTCCGGGTACGGTGTCCAAAAATCAGCCCTTGCGTTTCAACATCGACCCACATCTGACCTATTACGACGGCAGCGGAAACCGGCACAAACTGCTCAGTCGTTATTTGAAAGTGGAAAACCGGGTGAGCAATGGGCGGTCTAACTTCTCAGAGCAATACTACCTGGAGTACCAGTTTCAGCGCAACATCAGGGCCATCGACCTGAATGTTACCGCCGGAGCGGTGTACATTGGTTCGGATGTGGAAGCGGAATTGTATGGAGACACCACTTTTCATTCGCGCAACCTGGCAACTTATATCGACTTTGAAAAACGTTTTGGCACAAAACTGACCGTTTCGGCGGGTTTTCGCTATGAGTCCAATTTGATCAACAACCCCGGCTTTACGTATCCGGGTGGGGTAGTAGGACCTTCTCAGGAAAAAGAAGCCAAACCCGTGCTCCGCCTGGGGGCCAACTACCAGATCGGCGATTATTCCTACCTGCGGGCTTCCTGGGGCCAGGGTTATCGCTTTCCCACCATTGCGGAAAAATTCATCTTCACCAGTCTGGGCGGCTTCAACATTTCACCGAACCCTGATTTGCAATCCGAAACGGGCTGGTCAACCGAGTTGGGCATCAAACAGGGCCTCAAACTGGGTAGCTTAAAAGGCTTTCTGGACCTCGCGCTTTTCCGCACCGAATACCAGGACATGATGGAATTCAACTTTCTTGGCCTCCTGCGGGGCTTCAGTTCCATCAATACGGGCGGTGTGCGCATCACCGGGCTGGATGCAAGTATGGTGGGCGAATTCGCTTTGTTTGGCTGCCCAACGGTCTTTACGGCAGGGTATTTGTTCATCGATCCCAAGTTCCTGGATTTTGACCTGCGCCCCCAGGAGCCAGGGGTGCCACCCACGCCCGGACAACGCAATGCCATCGGCAGTTCATCGACTGAAAATGTGCTGAAATACCGCTCGCGCCACAACTACAAATTCGACATTGAAACCCAGCTCAAAAAATTCTCGCTTGGTTTTGCGGGCAATTATTTCAGCTTTCAGGAGGCTATTGACCGGACCTTTGAATTCATCGTGCCGGGGATTAAAACTTACCGGGAAATGAACAATCATGGCGTAACTTTGCTGGACATACGGGTGGCATATCGACCAATTGACAATTTGAAATTGAGTTTTTTAGTCAACAATGTGGGGAATGTGGAGTATGTGTCCAGGCCGGGCTTGATGGAAGCGCCACGGAATTTTGGATTGCGGGTGGATTGGGGATGGTGAGGAAAGCCTTCCGTTTATCCCATTTGGATTCCAGCCCATTTATTGGGTGCGGCAACACCCTCTACACGAAAAAGGCGTTCAATTTGAATTTTTACCTTTTTTTGACAAGCATCACCCTCCACTCCAAATATTCCCGCATCGCCCAGCCGAGCAGTACCATGTACACTCCAGCGGTAAGGTATACCCCTGTCCAGGCAAAAATGACCACGCACAAACCATAAATTCCCAGCCAAAAAAGCCAGGCCTCCAGGTAGTGTTTGGCCAGCAATACTGTGGCCACGATGCTACTTACCGCCAGCAGAGGATCGGTAAAATTAAAAGAAGCAGGTTGGGGAAACCAGCGGGGAGCCAACTCATGCACCTGCGCCAGCAGAATGGTGAGGTTGATGGTGGGCATAAAAATGGCAATGGCAGACAGAATGAGCCCCATTCCCGACAGCCTTTTGATTTCGGGCGCTGTAGTGCCCTTTCCACGCAGCCAGGTGATCAGGTTGTACACCACCAGAAAGACCTGTAAGCTCATCAATCCGTATAAGTTGATTTGGTAAAAAAACAGAAAATAAGCAAAATTACTCAGGATGGCGACGGGCCAGGTCAGTTGGTTGTTTTGCCGCAAGAGGTAAAAGGCCAGCAGGCAAAAACTGGCGGCGAGGGTTTCGATCAGACTAAGGGCGTAATCACCAAGTTGGATTAGGCTGAAGTCGATGTGCCAAAATTGGGTGTTTTCCATTTTTAGTGGAACTTTAGGTGTTTATTGCCAAATTCGCGGAGCCTAAGGCTATTTCGCATGAGCCTCAATCCGTATCCGCACCCAAAATAAGCCTTAATCAGGAAAAAAAATCCCTTATTTTCGTGCCATCGAACGTTTCGATACCAATTATATAAACGTATAAAAATGCAATATCGCCGTTTTGGACGCACCGAAATGCAAGTCAGCGAAATAGGTTATGGGATGTGGGGTTTGGCCGGATGGACTGGCTCCGATCAGGACGAAATCTGGAAATCCCTCGAATTATCCGTTGAACTCGGCTGCAATTTTTTTGACACCGCCTGGGCATACGGAGACGGGCGTAGCGAAGAAATTTTGGGCAAATTGCTGCGGCAGTTTCCCGATAAAAAACTTTACGTTGCCAGCAAAATTCCGCCCAAAAACCGCAAGTGGCCTTCTCAACCTCAGTTCAGTCTGGACGAGGTTTTTCCTTCCGACTACATCGAAGAATATGTCGACGATAGCCTCAAAAACCTGGGCATTGAATGCATCGACCTGATGCAGTTCCACGTCTGGGAAGACGCCTGGGCAGATCGGGATGAGTGGAAAGAAACTTGCGCGCGTCTCACCACGGCAGGCAAAGTACAACACTGGGGCATCAGCATCAACCGCTGGGAACCCAACAACAGCCTCCGCACCCTGGAAACTGGCCGGATCAGCGCAGTACAGGTGATCTACAACATTTTTGACCAAAACCCCGAAGACCAACTTTTCCCTTTGTGCCGCAAACTCGACATCGGAGTCATCGCCCGCGTGCCTTTTGACGAGGGAACCCTCACGGGTACCTTGACCAAAGACACTACATTTCCTCCTGGCGATTGGCGGGGAACGTATTTTGTACCTGCAAACCTCATCCCCTCCGTCGAACGCGCCGACGCACTCAAACCACTGGTACCCGCTGGCATGACCATGGCCGAAATGGCCTTGCGTTTTATCTTGTCCAATCCTGATGTACACACCACTATTCCCGGTATGCGCCGCGAACGCAACGTGCGTATGAACATGGCCAGTAGCGATGGCAACGGACTGTCCGTGGATTTATTGAATGCATTGAAGGGGCATCGTTGGGATCGGGAGCCGACGGCTTGGTCGCAGTGAAAAGTGAAAAACGAAAAGTGAAAAACGAAAAATATTTTCAAGCTTGATCAGAAAGCATGAATTGAGTGTTGCTATTCACTATTCACTTTTCGTTTTTCACTATTCATTTTTCATTTAATAAATTGATGGCTTCGCTGTCCGCGTAACCTATTGCCAAATCGCGGAGTTGGTTCTTCAGGGTTGCAATGAGGGATTGATTGACGGGGTCAGCATAGATGTTCTGCATCTCCTGGGGATCTTTTTGTAGGTCGTACAACTCCCAAAATTCCCCTTCGTCGTAAAAACGGATGAGTTTGTAGCGTTTGGTCCGGATGCCAAAATGTTTCATGACGTTGTGTTCTCCCTTTTCGTAGTAGTGGTAATAGACCTGTTGCCGCCAGTTTTTGCTGCTTTTTTTGCGCAGCAAAGGCACGATGGATTTCCCCTGCATCTCGGCAGGGATGGGTGCGCCGGCCAACTCCAGGAAAGTAGGCGCAAAATCGATCCCCATGAGTAAGGCATCAATTTGGGTGCCTGGTTTGATCAACTTGGGGTAACGCATCAAAAAAGGCATGTGTTGTGATTCTTCGTACATGAAACGTTTGTCGAACCAGCCGTGCTCACCCAGGTAAAAACCTTGATCGGAAGCATAAATCACTACGGTGTTTTTGCTCAATTGCTGGGCATCGAGGTAATCCAGCATGCGTCCGATGTTGCGATCAAGTGAGCGGACACAACCTAGGTAGTCGTTCATGTAGCGCTGGAATTTCCACTCATCCAGGGCTTTGCCGCTCAGGTTTTGGCGTTTGAAATCCTCGGCCATGGGTTCATAGTAAGCATTCCAGGCCTTGCGCTGGGCCTCATTCATGCGCGGGAGCTTGTAGCCAACTTTGAGATCCTCCAATACCCGCAAGTCGCGGTACACATTCATTTCTTGTTTCCCGGCAGCAATTCGTCCGGAGTAATCATCATAAAAAGTAGGCGGGATGTTGAATTTTACCCCATCAAAGGCATGCAAGTCAGTGGTGTCGGGCAGCCAATTGCGGTGTGGTGCTTTTTGGCCCACCACCAAACAAAAGGGTTTGGACTTGTCACGGTTGCGCTCCAGCCAATCGATGGCTTTGTCTGTCGTAATGTCGGTGGCGTAACCCTCGTAGCGCCGGGTTTGGCCATCCATTTCAATGAAATCCGGATTGTAGTATTGGCCTTGCCCGGGCAGTACCGTCCAGTAATCAAAATATTGCGGATTGGCCTCCAGGTGCCATTTGCCAATCCAACTGGTTTGGTAACCAATGGCTTGCAGGCGTTTGGGAAACATGTCCTGTCCGGCGTTGAAGCGCGAGAGGTTGTCGCGGTGCCCGTTGACGTGGCTCAACTTACCGGTTAGTAGGGCGGCACGACTGGGCGCACAAAGCGAATTGGTGCAAAACATGTTCCGAAACAAAGCGCCTTCGCGGCCAATGCGGTCAATATTCGGCGTTTGAATGTACGGACTGCCGTAGGCACTGATGGCGGCCAGAGCGTGATCGTCTGAAAAAATGATCAGGATGTTGGGTTTTTGCTCCGGTTTTTTAACCATCCGGGGTTGAACCATCGGGAAATTGGCGATGAAGAAGAGGAGCGAAAAGAGGCCTAGTTGGATCGGGAATTTGGTGTTGCTGCGCATTTTCTTGTTTGTAAAAATGTACAAGCGCCGTAGGCGCATAATTGCTAAGGTGTCTGAGGTTTCTAAGGTGGTGAAAAGAGAAAAACAGTATTTTTTTTACCACCTTAGAAACCTCAGACACCTTAGAAAAACTTAAGCTAAGTGTGCAAAATGCCCATCAGTAAAGTTGGGCGCTTATTTATTGCTTGACGAAGCGCCCAGTCAACGGCGCGCCGTTCCCTGGTTTTACCCGGTAAAAATACATCCCCGTAGGATACTGTGAAATGTCGAGCGGCAAAATCTGTGGCCCATTGCTGATGAATTTATGGGAATACGCGTACACTTCCCGCCCATTGGCATCCACGATGTAAATTTCTGCAGTTTCGTTAAAACCCGCCAGTCGGTATTCAAAAGTGAGGGATTCTCGACCAGGGTTCGGGTATACCTTGACTTCACCAAAAGCCACATTACTGACGCGATCGGGGATTTCGGCCATAACGGCATCCAGCCAAATGAGGCGGTCGTCCAACCAGTTTTTTAAGAAGGTGATTTCATTGGCATAAGACCCACCCACGTAACTGTTGGGCCATACCGATTTGTTGAGGATCGGGTAGAGTTTAAAATTGAGGTCTTGAGCCGGGCCGATTACCTTAACCAAGGAATCAATGGTTCCCATGATTTGTCCGTTGCTGAGCAGGCTTTTGCGCAATTGAAACCAGCGTTGTTTCATCTTGACCCGGAAAGCGGGATCATTGATCAGCTTTTCCCACCAAAAGTGAATGACCCAGGAGTCTTGAGGACAAGATTTATTAAATTCATAGCCCCAGCCTACCGGATATTGCCCGTTGCAATAATTGGCATTGCCAAAAGCTAGGTTGAAGTCCCAGATCGGCCCTGCAAATATTTTGGAATTGATGGCGTCATTGTCTTTGTAAAAATAAGTGCTCAAGCGGTAGCCATCTACGTTTTTGGACAATTCGTTCAGCAAAACAAAGTCTACAAAAGAGGGCACATCAATCCATTTGGCATATCCTTCTTTGGGGTCGTCAAAACCCGGTGAATCCATTACCCGTTCAAAGGCGCGTACGTGGTCTTTGAGGTATTGGAGTTGCGCAGGGCGCAAATCATCTTCATTGG includes these proteins:
- a CDS encoding T9SS type A sorting domain-containing protein — protein: MKKIILSALTVLCLAGLVVAQQTVTCKPDSTIPDTSYGVFPLPYSKTNLKGGISDTACLNTYFDFVFTLSVPKSFNAGIFGELPVNSIQLSTTKAVENMPVGLSYTCNPPNCVFPAESRGCIIISGTPTDVADIGETDLKIKGQVNSVLPIDITFPNAQLFTEGNYFLYIRPQGSAACRTSSTRELAATKLRMGNVPNPFTGSTQIEVDADIRGQFDFRVYDIMGRLIQRRPVQISQGINRIPFEANDLAPGLYVFTLTDGLNTVSRKMVIGR
- the pnuC gene encoding nicotinamide riboside transporter PnuC, with translation MENTQFWHIDFSLIQLGDYALSLIETLAASFCLLAFYLLRQNNQLTWPVAILSNFAYFLFFYQINLYGLMSLQVFLVVYNLITWLRGKGTTAPEIKRLSGMGLILSAIAIFMPTINLTILLAQVHELAPRWFPQPASFNFTDPLLAVSSIVATVLLAKHYLEAWLFWLGIYGLCVVIFAWTGVYLTAGVYMVLLGWAMREYLEWRVMLVKKR
- a CDS encoding sulfatase; this translates as MRSNTKFPIQLGLFSLLFFIANFPMVQPRMVKKPEQKPNILIIFSDDHALAAISAYGSPYIQTPNIDRIGREGALFRNMFCTNSLCAPSRAALLTGKLSHVNGHRDNLSRFNAGQDMFPKRLQAIGYQTSWIGKWHLEANPQYFDYWTVLPGQGQYYNPDFIEMDGQTRRYEGYATDITTDKAIDWLERNRDKSKPFCLVVGQKAPHRNWLPDTTDLHAFDGVKFNIPPTFYDDYSGRIAAGKQEMNVYRDLRVLEDLKVGYKLPRMNEAQRKAWNAYYEPMAEDFKRQNLSGKALDEWKFQRYMNDYLGCVRSLDRNIGRMLDYLDAQQLSKNTVVIYASDQGFYLGEHGWFDKRFMYEESQHMPFLMRYPKLIKPGTQIDALLMGIDFAPTFLELAGAPIPAEMQGKSIVPLLRKKSSKNWRQQVYYHYYEKGEHNVMKHFGIRTKRYKLIRFYDEGEFWELYDLQKDPQEMQNIYADPVNQSLIATLKNQLRDLAIGYADSEAINLLNEK
- a CDS encoding TonB-dependent receptor, giving the protein MQDLFRSVLAFALLIVAQTNLHAQNAILRGRVTTIDHEPLTGASVYVSPEIGTATDSVGFFELNPVPGNIILTVSFLGYKTFTQSLGIVAGQTVQVDIILQEEATILNTVTFTTGRFEKRLGSETVSIEVLKPSLINNSNKFQLDEALQKVPGLTVIDGQANIRGGSGFSYGAGSRVLLLMDDIPILQLDAGFPNWNDIPIENVGQIEVVKGAASSLYGSAAMNGVVNFRTAYATAEPETKLTLFTSTVDAPADARFKWWDNAPLTFGTSFSHKQKLGKLDLVSSVFYLNETSHNDSTFTKYGRVNLNTRYRLNKRLTLGVNLNLNGGNNSSFFFWKADSLKYSPFPGTVSKNQPLRFNIDPHLTYYDGSGNRHKLLSRYLKVENRVSNGRSNFSEQYYLEYQFQRNIRAIDLNVTAGAVYIGSDVEAELYGDTTFHSRNLATYIDFEKRFGTKLTVSAGFRYESNLINNPGFTYPGGVVGPSQEKEAKPVLRLGANYQIGDYSYLRASWGQGYRFPTIAEKFIFTSLGGFNISPNPDLQSETGWSTELGIKQGLKLGSLKGFLDLALFRTEYQDMMEFNFLGLLRGFSSINTGGVRITGLDASMVGEFALFGCPTVFTAGYLFIDPKFLDFDLRPQEPGVPPTPGQRNAIGSSSTENVLKYRSRHNYKFDIETQLKKFSLGFAGNYFSFQEAIDRTFEFIVPGIKTYREMNNHGVTLLDIRVAYRPIDNLKLSFLVNNVGNVEYVSRPGLMEAPRNFGLRVDWGW
- a CDS encoding CotH kinase family protein, whose translation is MKRLLPVFILVFSLCYTFNYAQVQLEKTNLPIFSFTLEPGGFLNLETDSPAAYQLRSNGTGKDNTPTDPPVLTGKMGVRYRGKTSFSLSDKKPYSIEFLDAKGEEQDVPILGMPAHSDWALMGPFSDKSLIREALIYRFGQKISPWAPKYRFVDVIVDGQYKGIFMLTERIKRNKVRVNINKIGTKDTTGQKVTGGYIFALDKLDPGDITFRSAFPMPGKTYPPHYRVVYPNEDDLRPAQLQYLKDHVRAFERVMDSPGFDDPKEGYAKWIDVPSFVDFVLLNELSKNVDGYRLSTYFYKDNDAINSKIFAGPIWDFNLAFGNANYCNGQYPVGWGYEFNKSCPQDSWVIHFWWEKLINDPAFRVKMKQRWFQLRKSLLSNGQIMGTIDSLVKVIGPAQDLNFKLYPILNKSVWPNSYVGGSYANEITFLKNWLDDRLIWLDAVMAEIPDRVSNVAFGEVKVYPNPGRESLTFEYRLAGFNETAEIYIVDANGREVYAYSHKFISNGPQILPLDISQYPTGMYFYRVKPGNGAPLTGRFVKQ
- a CDS encoding OmpA family protein; translated protein: MPRTLTLTLLYCFPLLLCAQNAEDLGRTEPFLIGFKGTIYNFVIPRDGIDPKKGYDPEIEKTTPIGYVYAQKLFITERLLKSTFPGVPKGKEVFAIIYTGRFEVKTPNIYEFLLQSDDGSRLWIDSVEVINRDGSRQFREIKQGKIKLDAGFHDIKVWYFQCFPDRMGLVLMYKTPEDKAFKPFDFKPMEDEAKRYIQQDGEGIKIRFSEKVSFETGKSELVAAADSILAITVRMLNYNPEAKCRIEGHTDDVGNAKDNLLLSQSRAKAVATALKNRGIPTSVQLEVKGYGSTKPVASNSSAEGKSLNRRVDIVIEK
- a CDS encoding aminotransferase class V-fold PLP-dependent enzyme, encoding MSTRRNFLQKFSALAALSATPPFLDSAQGKTFLRSIDRVGGLSLEESIQDETFWYQVRQAYTVSSSLINLNNGGVCPQPKVVQEAVERYNRLSNETPSYYMWRVLDEGREPLRRRLADLAGCSAEEVAINRNSSEALETVIFGLRLQAGDEVVLTKQDYPNMINAWKQREKRDGIVLKWINLEFPSEDKNYIVKTFAEAFTAKTKVVHVTHLINWIGQILPVKEIAQEAHKRGIEVLVDGAHTFAHFQYSIPDLGCDYYGTSLHKWLCAPFGSGMLYVRKDKIKNLYPLLAAPDAESEDIRKFENLGTRSFAIEQGINQAIDFHEMIGGERKEKRLHYLKNYWAEKVNKLPKVQVKTSLKPEFGCAIGMLAIDGKKPGEVADFFYRNFKIHSVAIEWENIKGVRLTPNVYTTTRELDTLVTAIQQLSKQA
- a CDS encoding aldo/keto reductase, which produces MQYRRFGRTEMQVSEIGYGMWGLAGWTGSDQDEIWKSLELSVELGCNFFDTAWAYGDGRSEEILGKLLRQFPDKKLYVASKIPPKNRKWPSQPQFSLDEVFPSDYIEEYVDDSLKNLGIECIDLMQFHVWEDAWADRDEWKETCARLTTAGKVQHWGISINRWEPNNSLRTLETGRISAVQVIYNIFDQNPEDQLFPLCRKLDIGVIARVPFDEGTLTGTLTKDTTFPPGDWRGTYFVPANLIPSVERADALKPLVPAGMTMAEMALRFILSNPDVHTTIPGMRRERNVRMNMASSDGNGLSVDLLNALKGHRWDREPTAWSQ